One Mycobacterium paraseoulense genomic window, TCGCGTAAAAGGTGAAATGGCGGTCGCTTTGCACCACCCCGAAGAAGAAACAATCCCACTGCAGCGGCTGTGGGGTCGAAATGTGATCCCGCAATGCCTCCGGCGTGAGCTTCCCGTGCGCGATCGGGACGAGTTCGATGTCAGCGGGGTCCGCGATCGTGTGGCGGACGATGCGTCGCGCGTCGCGGTACTCGAACCAGCTGTGGTAGGTGTCGTGTCGACGAATGTGAGCATTGATCGCGTAATTCATGGCGCGGATGTCGCAGCGGCCCGGGACGTCCCAGGTGAAGATCATCAAGCGCGACATGTCCAGGCCCCGGGCCGCGTGATCGCTGTAGCGCCGCAGGTGCTGTGTTTGCTGATAGCTGGGCGGCACCGGACTGGCCGGCGCCTCGGCCGCTTTGGCCTTCGCCGCGGGTGAAGCATGCCAGCAGATCACGGGTCCCGCTTGCGGTGTCCAGTCGTGGAGCGTCGTTATGCCGAACACTGGATACCCTGCACCTCCGCGCTATTCGGCTCGGCACGGCGGAAGCTAGTGGCCCGCCGAGCGATGCTTCAGGCGACCTGCCGTCCGCGCCGTCGCCACGGAGTCGAGCCCGCCGCCCGCAGCAACCCACGCGGCCAGGGCGTGGTCACGCTCCGCCGCGAAACCCCTTGGTGGACACCAAATGATGGCGGGCACCGAACCGGTAGGTCCGGCTGCCCCCGGGATTTCTCCAGCCGAAAGTGGAGCTGCGGGAATCTTCAGCATAACCGCTTGGGTCGTCGGTCGCCCCGCGAAACCCCGTGCGGGCGTTACGTGTGAATTACGGCCACCTGAACGTCAGACGCCGAAACCCGGTATCCCCGCGCCTGATCAGCGGCGGACCGGTTGGGCCGGGCGGGTTTGCGCCCGGAGCTTCCCCGCGTGCGGTACGGTTGCCCAGCATGTGGATCACCGTGCTGGTATTGGCCGGCTCGGTGATCTTCGAGCCGATACGCCTCGGTTTGGTGATCCTGCTGCTGAGCAGGCGGCGCCCCCTTCTGCAACTGCTCGTGTTTCTGTGCGGTGGCTTCGCGCTGGGAGTCGGCGCCGGCCTGGTGGTGCTCTTCGGCCTCCGGGCAGCCCCGGTCGTCGGCCAGTTGAGCGTGGCGGAGGTCCAGATCGGGTCGGGACTGGTGGCTTTGCTGATCGCCGTGGCGCTTGCCACGACCGTTTCGCTGCGCAAGCAAGTGCGCCCCGTCCCGGCTGGCGCGGCGGTCGGCGGTGGCGGAGGCGTCGTCCTGCTGGAACGGACGCCGCCGCGCGGCCGGCAGCGGCTGGCCGACCGCGCACGCATGTTCTTACGGGGCGATTCCCTAAGTGTCGCAGCGGTTAGCGGGATGGGGGCGTCGCTGCCGTCCGCGAACTACATGGGCTCAATGGCCGCCATCCTCGCCTCGCACGCCGCTCCCGTCGCGCAGGTTCAGGCGCTGGTGGCGTTCAACCTGGTGGCGTTCACCGTGGCCGAGATCCCGCTGATCGGCTACCTGGCCGCGCCGCAGAAGACGCGCGCCCTCATGGCCGCGCTGCAGAACTGGCTGCGATCTCGCGGTCAGCGCGACGTGGCCGTGTTGGTCGCGGCCGGGGGCTGCTTCATGCTCGTCCTCGGGCTGACCGGCCTCGGCGCGAGGTAGCATCCCTGCTATAGCTCGATCGACAGGCCTGAGGGGAGCTCGTGAACAAACTGCTCGCCGGGGCCGTCGCCGTTGGAATGCTGGCGTGCGCAACGGTTTTCGATGGCGGCGTCGCCGGCGCCGACACCGCCCTGATAGTGCCCGGCACGGCGCCCTCCCCGTACGGGCCGCTGAGGTCGCTGTATCACTTCAACCCCGCGATGCAGCCCCAGATTGACGCGAACTACTACAGTCCAGCGGCTGTCCGGCGCGTGGTGCCCTATCCGGGCAGCTTCTGGCCGGTCACGGGCCTGAATTCACCGACCGTCAACAGCTCCGTCACGACCGGGACGAGCAATCTCGACGCCGCGATCCGCAACACGCCGGGCCCCATCTCGGTGGCCGGCCTGTCCCAGGGCTCGCTGGCGCTCGACCGCGAGCAGGCGCGCCTGGCACACGATCCGACCGCGCCGCCGCCGGGTCAGCTCACGTTCATCAAGGCCGGCAACCCCGACAACCTGCTCTACAAGGTGTTCGGGCCCGGGACGCATGTGCCGATCATCGACTACACGGTCCCCGCTCCGGTGGAGAGCCAGTACGACACCATCAACATCGTGGGCCAGTACGACCCGTTCTCCGACCCGCCCAACCACCCCGGCAATCTGCTTGCCGACCTGAACGCGGTTGCCGCCGGGGGTTATTACGGCCACAGCGCCACGGCGTTCTCCGATCCGTCCCGTGTCGCGCCCTGGGACATCAAGCGCACCACCAACAGCCTGGGCGGCACCGAGACGACGTATTTCATCCGGAACTCCGAGCTGCCGCTGGCCCGCGCACTGGTCGACGGCGCGGGCATGCCCCCGGAGGCGGTCGGCCCCATCGACGCGGTGCTGCGGCCGATGATCGACAGGGCCTACGACCCGGGGCCGGCACACGACCCCGTCCAGATGATCAACGGGATCGCCCACATTCCCACGATCATCTCCGCCGTTTCCTGGCCC contains:
- a CDS encoding GAP family protein; its protein translation is MWITVLVLAGSVIFEPIRLGLVILLLSRRRPLLQLLVFLCGGFALGVGAGLVVLFGLRAAPVVGQLSVAEVQIGSGLVALLIAVALATTVSLRKQVRPVPAGAAVGGGGGVVLLERTPPRGRQRLADRARMFLRGDSLSVAAVSGMGASLPSANYMGSMAAILASHAAPVAQVQALVAFNLVAFTVAEIPLIGYLAAPQKTRALMAALQNWLRSRGQRDVAVLVAAGGCFMLVLGLTGLGAR
- a CDS encoding PE-PPE domain-containing protein, whose product is MNKLLAGAVAVGMLACATVFDGGVAGADTALIVPGTAPSPYGPLRSLYHFNPAMQPQIDANYYSPAAVRRVVPYPGSFWPVTGLNSPTVNSSVTTGTSNLDAAIRNTPGPISVAGLSQGSLALDREQARLAHDPTAPPPGQLTFIKAGNPDNLLYKVFGPGTHVPIIDYTVPAPVESQYDTINIVGQYDPFSDPPNHPGNLLADLNAVAAGGYYGHSATAFSDPSRVAPWDIKRTTNSLGGTETTYFIRNSELPLARALVDGAGMPPEAVGPIDAVLRPMIDRAYDPGPAHDPVQMINGIAHIPTIISAVSWPVRGASAGINLATNSLAVANLARIVAPGPGLGKGAKGVLPKVVRAVVKAKKYS